Sequence from the Cucumis sativus cultivar 9930 chromosome 1, Cucumber_9930_V3, whole genome shotgun sequence genome:
TCTTTTCAGAATAGCTACACTAACGAACCCTCCATGTACCTCCTCCTCACTCATACCCCAACCTTTTGTAGCCTTCCATTTTCACCCCAAAGCGGACCTCATTCTTGAATGAACTCCATACTTTTTACCTCATCTATACAGATTTAAATCTTTCGAGAAATTCAATATGAGCAAGAGTATGAGGTTGCTTTTTTGAAAGTGTTTTGAATGTGTTTCAAAAGCACTTGAACTTATTCAAGATACCCTAATAATGTTTGGAATTTGAGTCGTTTCTaactttaaaatcaaaatgtttccACAATCCGTTGAAACTCTTCTCCTCCTgacatttataataatatgtatagAAAGACTTCTTGGATGTAAAATGGGAGAAAAGTAACCTAATTTTAGCTGGGTTGATGAAAAACCAACTTGGGTTTGAGATAAgagttatttgaaaatttaactaaaGGTTTTTATTGgatcaaatcaataaatatcAGACTTGAAAGTCTGTGGGTTTCGAAAAAAATAACTGAAACACGGAATGAAAAACTGTTCCACTATGGCAACGCCAACATATTTAAGCATTGTGATGATCGTTTTAGTTGAGATATGAAACAGCAAATGAGTGTTGGATATATCTTTAATAAAGCTTTACGAAACCAACGTCCCAACCAAAAACATAGTTGAGAAACTAACCgatgaaacaaaaattcaagCATGAGGTTGGATCAGCTGGGTGGCTATGGAGAAATCAACATATTTTGTACTTCATTATGTTTAATCTAACATTATCAAAAGTTTAACAAAACACCcttatataaaaatagtgtAATAGTATGACTATTAGGTACCACCTCTAATTGATCAAGCATATATATGTTAGTCCAGATCTTTGGCCGAACCATGTAAGTCACTGTgatcctcttcttcttcctccttcaTCTCTTTACCACTTCATGCAAGAACAAAAATCACcattaaatcatatatatatatatatgataaattaattGTAGTATTTATTTTGCAGgattattgttataaattgATTCAGGGTCTTCTAATATTAGATAGAAAGTCCAAGAGGGCAGCTGCTGTATATTGATTGGTCTTATATCAACTGCTAATTAAACTATAGTAACGAAGaaacaaactaattaattaaacaagcAGATAATATAGTCTGAAATACTATGTTTTATCTTGATGccattttaattcttttctcttttgttaatGTTTCCTACAGAAGTATGTTACAACAAAACTCTGAAATCTTCTACACCTAAGACCAAGGTCTCTTAGTTATCAACCCTAACTCAATTCTCTGTCTAAAATTCTAGTTTTATGATACAATTTCTAAAGAACTATACATATAACTAAGTTGAATGTTactgttttctattttaatatgTAAACTTACCCCTAACCGTTGAATTCTCCCAAGTGAGTTGTCAAAATTTCAAGgacataataaaataatatttggaataaaaaGTATGTTGTTGTGGGGAAATTGATGCAAAGTTCAAAATGTATACTTAACCTAACCAAGTAAGTAAGCcatgtttataattaattgcCTTGAAGTTCACAGATactttttgaaacaaaagttgtttatatataacattccaatataataatattaattctCATTACCATAATTATGACTTAATTACTATATAGTATAGAAggaataaaactaattaaccatattaattaatgttaagaATAAAGTgtgtattatattatatatattgagtcAAAGTAAGATTAAAAAACTATGGGGATATAATTCTGTTGTGTGCATTCTGCCATGCATAAAAGGctaagaaacaaaacattgGCTTCGACTCCATAAAACAATTCATTTTGTGTCTCCAAATTTAGgggtctttttgtttttgttttctttctttaaattatttttttggtgttTGTGAAAATGGCTTTAGCTTCCCAATGCCAAACccatttattcttcttcttctttttatgtataaattatatcataCAACTCTCCTTTTGGTAATTAACTTATTAccttataaatttaaattgcaTTTTTGTACTTAATTACTTTACCTTCTTCATTACAGTATGCACATATTTAAATCTGTTTAAAACAATAccaaaatagaacaaataCAAAGTTCCAAATactaaaatagagaaatttaaagttttatagAATAACCAAACTTTTAGACTTCACTCAAAATGGAgcctaaaataaattgtcaaaatattctaaaataattctttttaatatatactatGGTTTGTATTAAAATCACCTAAATGTTAATTTCTcgtttttaaattcttttatgtttaatccTAAATTTTAAGTCACAAAAACATACATCTATAAATTTACATatgctttttaaaaagtttctcAACtctctttatttcattttcctaaacCTATTTATGCAAAGAACgtcaaaagtttgaaaagaaaagagacaTAATCATCGGTTTGGGTTAAAGGAATatgaaaaatacttttaaggAAGGGATTAAGACTGAAAAAGACAACCTCTCACCCTAATATTTGCAAATCAACACCTTTAgttagtaaattttttaaatatcaactgagattattcaacaaaatcataatgaaTTGCATTCTTccatagatagatagatatagATTTGGTAGCATattcaaaaaaatgtattaactccaaattaaaatatgaaagttagtgtattcaaaatcaaaagtgttgaagagagaaagagttgGTGAAAGGAAAATGGTGATTgaaggaagagaaaggaaagaggaaaaaggaaaagtcaAAAAGATCTATAAACAGCCTTTTCCGAGTGGAAAGAAAGTGGCAATCAGCTTCTCTTCTTTATTGGTTCTAATGACACAAATTTCAATGTATAAATTTGTCACTTgtcattttcattcttctctCCCTAAACCCTTTCtaaatttcataacaaattatttaattttattccctcacaaaagttttgtaattatatcattcaattttcaaaattaaatattgggTTGATTATATAAGTGttagattcaatttttattatatggaGTGGTTTACGTATACGTAGTTAAATTGatagtttataaatacaaatattaaattcaataaattttttgtttgattgaaattgataaaactaacgtcattttagttttatattttaaaaataacacaattttataaaactcctaattttatttttctctagcTGAGATCGGAGATTCATCTCGAGTCGGAGTCGAGTGCATCACCTAAGAAAGTGcgtttattattaaaaatttgaaaaataaagagatatatcaaattatcaaaatatccCAAAAACTCAATTATTTGATGTTCTCACCAAATCGAAAGTTAGATTAGTCAcgtcaataaattaaattcaagaCACTTTTCTCATTTCGTCTAAAAATTAAGTTCgaacttctaaaatatttcgATCAACGtgattatttgaataattttatagtttgaaATATGAGGCGGATTCAAAACTttatagttttagtttttatgatatatttataggTAGAGTTACCCTAAGTTGATGACTGCTTTTTCTcctaattataaataattttcctttgttCAAAATTGTAGATGaagaaattgttaaaagtaattagttggagaaaggaaattattaataaagaaaaagtaattagttaaccatttttttaattttcttttaattcccaacttttagttttgatttgaaTTGATTGACATGACTAATCTAACTTTTTATAAGTAttagtatttaatttgtttaggaAAACCAATAATATGGATGTGATGtcatatttgatataatactattgaaaataaaatgtcatcTTTATATCTctacatttaattattgtgGTTGTTGTTGTACttatttgttgattaaaaGCCAAGAAATAATTgtagtttcttttatattcggaaaataataattttatatttatttatttatcaagaagaaaatcttcaaaattgtatataactatttgataaacattaaatttaatgataaattgGCAGggtaaattttagaaaaaaaaattacgaggactcttttattttgatatgaaatttttagaaataaaatttaattttgtgtacGAACGATcgattatatataaaatttattattatatgttttttagaataataataaagaatatttagcaaaaactcttttttttttttaccgtttttgttaatttattttattttagacttaaaatctaaattttaagttcaaatatttttatttgtaatagaTTATgaatttccattttaattgaaaatattgctTGACTTAATTGAGTTTTAGTTGTTTATAAGTAACTTATAAAATCGTccattgtatttttaattgtccaaatatattagattttttttagctAATAGGATGTttgaatttcataaattaaacaagTTGCCTAGCTACGTTACTTAGTAAATCACACgaaagttaacaaaaaaaaaaatcaaacttatgGAAAGATGGAGTCGATGAAATTCTTTCCGAGTTCTTTCCCCTAACGTCTAAGCTCTCAAGGACTTGAAATAGTCAAATAGTTGGTAGCTCGAGCGAGGAGTGAAACATAGCCCTATAGAATCGAACAAACCTGTTGCTCGTTCATTCAAGTTCAATTAAACCCTAACTTTTGTTCTCACAATTGAAGAGCTTCTAACATAGCAATACTAAACGACATACTCGGTCACAAATACAATCATTTcttaatgatatttaaatttgttctcTTTATTTCCTTTGTACTAAGCAAAGGTGTAGtaatctttaatttaaaaaaattgtttcaaatttgtaaaaacatCTAGGAATCGCTTATTGGTCACAATTATTAGCCTAAGGAAACTCATATTGAAATGATCAAAGATGTATGATTGTTTTTATGACTTTTGAAGGTAGAATTTCAAAGAACATATTTGATTATGGGCACTTAATTAGGTTTCAAATGATacctttttttctaattatggaattttgctatattatatacttttcgaacaaataataattacatgTCCATTTgacaaaatggaagaaaatgatatccatattctttacaatttgaaacttcatacctatatatatatatttcattttatcaatgcCAAATGTCTCTTCTAAGATTGAAATTGAGTATAACTTGAAACAACATTTTAGAACTAGTTTTAAATCCAATACAATATTCTATTGtgcattttgtatttttcaaaaggaaaattaaaataattggaaaagTGTTTCTtctgattattattattcttgtgAGAAGGTAAGAACATAATGATTCAAGCATGTAGTACTGTTTGGTTCCTTTACATATAAGACACATATGAGTCAAAACAATACCAATCTTCACATGATTTCATCCCTTCTTACTAATATTCACAAtgccaaattaaaatttgatgaaatccaaaatatttagaaagaCATCTATGGATAATAGACTATGCTATAGGTGTAATGGTTTCAAAATGGGGTGCTATTAAAAGATGCCATTACCATTTCAAGGTACTGTCCTTATTCTATAAAACATCATATTCTTTggttttgatttaaaattggTAAACAGCCAATGAATGAAGTCTTGAAATCTCTACTCAATAGGGGAACACAAAATTCATTGATTCTGCACAAATCTGCAtaacataagaaaaataaagaagaagaagaagaagaagaagaagaagagtgtATCAGAACCGTCCATTTccagaagaaggaaaaagagaaaagagaaaagagtaTCAAAATTTAGAGTCCTTACAAATTTTGACCCTTCTGACCTTTCTGGTGTGGGACACTTCCATTCCAGCTGCAAGCCATCCTGACCTATAGATCTGACTTTTTTCAAACCCtaccaatttttttgttattactgTAATACcctttattgttattattctcaataaatatttgatttgatgagGAAGCATCAATTTGGCTTAGAATGCAATaaagagttttaaaatattttttttagaaaaagaaaaaaaaaggaaaaagagagaaaaggttGTTCACAGATTCCTGAGTCTGTGAGACTCTGCTATGTGTATGATGGCACATAACCCACAAACTCTAACAAGAAGACAAACAGAGCCCACCTAACAAACAGCACAAGAAAGGaggagaggaaaaagaaagagagaaagagagaaagagagaaaatcgCTTCATAATCACTCcttttttttgtggtttttttcttgtttttcttcttccaattccTCTTCATTCAAATCTGGTAATGGAACAAcaaaaaagtttgatttaactaaagtttattaaagttttatgcttttctctctttcaactCAATTTCACTCCTACTCTATTCCCTTTGTTTCACTTTCTCTTCTAAAAgcctttgttttttgtttatttcttccattcatttccctttcttcttcttcttcttcttcttcttcctcctcctccttcagTTTCGTGCTTACATTCTAATCCTTGTTCAACAATCATGCCTGTAGTTACAGTTGGTGAACACATGAAATTGAGAAGACCCAGAAGCGATTTGAGCCATTTGAACCAACCCATTTCAGAATCAGATCCGAACCCATCAATCCCTTCTATAATTCAATCCACTCGTTGCAAATCCaccatttcttctcttcttctctctacTTTTTCCAATAATACAACTAGTGGCCCCAATGAGTCTTTACCCTCTTCCATTATCACCACCAATAGGAAGAAGAACAATTTCTCTTCTGCAACTCTCCGGGGTCTCGGTTGTACAACCGCCGCTTCTCAACAAGTATCTGTTCCGGCTGTAATTCGAACTTCAGCGGACtgggagaagaagaagacaaggaaaaaaaagcaGAAGAGCTCTAAGAACAAGACCCAACAAGGAATTGTTGatgcttctcattttcaacctaATTCGAGTATGAACTCTGCTAGCTGTTTAGACGCCCAGGATGTTTGGTGTGGCCCTGGAATTGGATTCTCTGCAGATGCGGCTGCTTCTGTGGATTGTGTTGTTGCTAGAAGACATGCTTCTGGAAGAGGAAAAATCGATTTGGAGAAGATTAATCAGAGGGAGGTACTCACTCTTCTTTGTCCTATTTTGTtctgaatttatattttgaatttctttcttcagtGTCGATGTGTCCTTctgttgttgttattgttaagCATTCGTGTCGATTCCTTAGTTAAAGAAGAATTTggatgtttattttatttcggcttttgtcattttattaTCCAGATGTGGGTTTCTTCTGGGTTTTTTTAATCGAACTTTATAGTctccgttttttttttaaaaaattttcaataggTTTCTTCTAATTCAGTTTTACCCTGTTCGACTTCCATTCTTGGAACTTGTTtgatttcattcttcttcGTAAATTCGAGTAATTAATGCAAATGGGTATGGATTAGATTCGATTCTTTGGGGctataaaaatgagaaatcaCTTGTTCATCGTTGAGTATCGATAACAAACTCTGTTTAATGTGTTTTAACTTCCTCTGCTTTTTCTATTTCAGCGTTCTTGTTTAGGAAGACGAACAGTGAGCCCCGAGACCCTCTTATTTTTGGATTCTGATTCTGAAATTCCAACTGCTCGATCATTGGAACTATCTAGGAGTCGGTATTATCGCCACGTTCGTCATCCATCCCCTGATGGCCTTGCTGAGGTGAGCCATCTTTCGTATTTTTATTcagtttcataaatataagtttctgTTGAAACCAATTAGTTGATTCTACAACTCTGCCCCTGAgttctaaaaatatatgattcaGTTGAGTTCTTTGTTCGTTGTGTTAATCTTCTCATTCTCTCCCTTAATGGTCGTCTCCTTTTCACATTATGGTGTTCTTTTTATACAGTACTGAATAGAATCTCTGTTTCACAATGTTCAAACGATATTGATTTGCTCATTTGATATTACAATTACGTTATCTAGCAGATTATGATGTTTCAGAGCAGTTTGCTAATGGGTGGAAGGTTCGATCTACACGACCAATTTAGAGAATTACGACTTGATGTTGATAACATGTCGTATGAGGTTAGCATCTTTCTCCAGTTTCTCCTTTTTGACACGATGTGATTACTAACACCTTATTTCCTAATGGAAACAGGAGCTGCTTGAACTCGGGGAAAGGATTGGCCATGTCAGTACCGGATTGAAAGATGATGAGATAGGAAGatgtattagaaaaatgaaacccCATGTAGTGAATGAGCTAACAACTCATTTACTGTCTCAAATGGATAGGAAATGCAGCATCTGTCAGGTGAAGTAGAAAGAGTTCAGTTTTGCTGGCTCTGATTGGCATTTGTATGTGTAATCACATTGTTAACATCTTCAATGATTTTGTACAATACAGGAGGACTATGAGCCAGATGATGAAATGGGTAAGCTGGAATGTGGGCACAGCTACCATATACACTGTATAAAACAGTGGCTTGCACAGAAGAATACGTGTCCGGTGTGTAAGACAGCAGCAGTGGGCCGAGGTTGAACGGTTAGTCCATCACGTCTAGCAGTTCTTCGACTCTGTCTGCTTGCTTTCTCCCCTATGGGTGTATAGATTTCATTGCCTTTTTACATGAGCAAAAGCATTCGTTCATTTGTGTGAAGCTTCCCTATCTGCTTATTTAGATATGATGGGCGCcattttcttgttcttcagTTTTCTAAACATTTCATGTGATGGTGATTTTGGATCGCGACTTGATTGCATAGCTTTAAGACCTCAAAGTACAATGTCTTTCTTGTGTTCCCCAAGAATTTCCGTCGGGGTACCcaaaaacaaggaaaaaggaaaaaaagaaaaaaagaaaaaagaaaaaaaagaaagctccTATTCAACTTATGAGCAtgtaaaaatgttataatctGCTTTCATTGTGGCACAGCTCTGCCTCTAGTGATTGAGTTAATGGTTgaaatcaaatgataattTGCAAAAACTTATTTATGATTGCTTCCTTTTTTAATAGCtcataattcaatttcttggGTTTTTGGATGAACTGCACTCTTGTGTTTTGTTGAATTGAGTTGAGTAGTTGTACACTGATTGATTCCACAGACTGGAGAATTTTTCCAGAAGTTGTTATAAACGATTCCGTTCCAAATTAGATAACCTAGACCTTCCCTAGCCAATAATTCGCTTCATATATTCTTCACAGGGTTGTATATTGGTCATACAATTGTGTATATACAGTGAGAAATCTTCGTATACTTTATCATGGAAGATACACTACTGTTCCTTATTTCAACTGGTGGGATGTATATATCTAAAGGAGCTGAATGGTATGGTAAAATCAAACCATGTCATGGCGGTTAAGAAAATCAGCTACCAACGGATATACTTCACTTGATGCCTGCATCCCATGACATTGAATACAAAGAGGTTAGAGAAATTATAGATCAAGGTAGCTTAAAAAACTGGCTGTGAATGAGAAAAATCTGTACCAGACGGCTTCCCACAATATCATAGTGAGCATAGTGAGGTCCACCAGGCTTGCCAAGAACTTTGTAGGAAACTAACTGCCTAGGAATTTCTTTCACAGTTTCTGATCAATGTTAAAAAGGATTGGGAAGAGAGTCAATGTGGGTGATGAATAGAGTCAGAGAGAAGCCATGGTGAGGGCACTCAGGTATTGTAGTAGAAATCCTACCATATACCGCTTCAGGTGGACAAATAAGGTCTTGGTCTCCAGCAAGAGCAAGGATTGGAACATTGCCTTGGCGTAGATGATCCTTGTACTGGAATGTACCGTTCCTGTCACGTAAGCCCCCCTTTTCAAACACGGAAGATAGCTGCAAGAGAACCTTTGCAGGCACAGATCctgaaaattatattatcaatcatgTCAACAAGTGTAGAGTTCCATAATGCTGAAATGAAACTGTCATTAGTAAGTTTTTCATTGACAAACAAAAGGAGAAGTATTTAACCAAAGCCATTCAACACAAGCTTCTCAAGCAAGGTGGGATGTAACATGTCTTCCACAGATACTTGGTCCTTTAACCAAGCCAAAACATAAGGAGGACGTGATGCAAGAGGATGAGCAATAACAAGCAATGGCCCGATGGGAAACACTGgaacattaaaattttgtgcAGGATCTTTCTGTACATTTAAGATGGATTTGCCATTAGTTTCTCAATCTAGTACATGTGGTTAGCCAAATTGCGGAAGAAATCATCTGAAAATGCTTGTACAATCACTTGCCAAAGGTAAAAGAAGTCTGAGTGATGAATTTGATGGTCTGTAGTCAAGTGAAGAAGCCAAAGTAACAACTGATGCTAACTGCGGATCAACTTTCTTAAAGCCTGAAAAAGAATAGTAACAGTCAAGAAAGGTCCATTATAAAGAGCCCAACGTTCTGAATGATTGG
This genomic interval carries:
- the LOC101216634 gene encoding E3 ubiquitin-protein ligase MBR2 isoform X1, which produces MPVVTVGEHMKLRRPRSDLSHLNQPISESDPNPSIPSIIQSTRCKSTISSLLLSTFSNNTTSGPNESLPSSIITTNRKKNNFSSATLRGLGCTTAASQQVSVPAVIRTSADWEKKKTRKKKQKSSKNKTQQGIVDASHFQPNSSMNSASCLDAQDVWCGPGIGFSADAAASVDCVVARRHASGRGKIDLEKINQRERSCLGRRTVSPETLLFLDSDSEIPTARSLELSRSRYYRHVRHPSPDGLAEQIMMFQSSLLMGGRFDLHDQFRELRLDVDNMSYEELLELGERIGHVSTGLKDDEIGRCIRKMKPHVVNELTTHLLSQMDRKCSICQEDYEPDDEMGKLECGHSYHIHCIKQWLAQKNTCPVCKTAAVGRG
- the LOC101216634 gene encoding E3 ubiquitin-protein ligase MBR2 isoform X2; translated protein: MPVVTVGEHMKLRRPRSDLSHLNQPISESDPNPSIPSIIQSTRCKSTISSLLLSTFSNNTTSGPNESLPSSIITTNRKKNNFSSATLRGLGCTTAASQQVSVPAVIRTSADWEKKKTRKKKQKSSKNKTQQGIVDASHFQPNSSMNSASCLDAQDVWCGPGIGFSADAAASVDCVVARRHASGRGKIDLEKINQRERSCLGRRTVSPETLLFLDSDSEIPTARSLELSRSRYYRHVRHPSPDGLAEIMMFQSSLLMGGRFDLHDQFRELRLDVDNMSYEELLELGERIGHVSTGLKDDEIGRCIRKMKPHVVNELTTHLLSQMDRKCSICQEDYEPDDEMGKLECGHSYHIHCIKQWLAQKNTCPVCKTAAVGRG